In Mycobacterium gallinarum, a single window of DNA contains:
- the recR gene encoding recombination mediator RecR: MFEGPVQDLIDELGKLPGIGPKSAQRIAFHLLSVEPPQIDRLSAVLGRIRDGVTFCAVCGNVSDDERCRICSDARRDGSVVCVVEEPKDVQAVERTREFRGRYHVLGGALDPLSGIGPEQLRIRELLNRIGERVDGVDITEVIIATDPNTEGEATATYLVRMLRDIPGLTVTRIASGLPMGGDLEFADELTLGRALAGRRAMA; encoded by the coding sequence TTGTTCGAGGGACCGGTCCAGGATCTGATCGACGAGCTCGGCAAGCTGCCGGGCATCGGGCCGAAGAGCGCGCAGCGGATCGCATTCCACCTGCTGTCCGTCGAGCCGCCGCAGATCGACCGGTTGTCCGCCGTGCTGGGACGGATCCGCGACGGGGTCACGTTCTGCGCGGTGTGCGGCAATGTGTCCGACGACGAGCGGTGCCGGATCTGTTCGGATGCCCGCCGCGACGGATCCGTGGTGTGCGTCGTCGAGGAACCCAAGGATGTGCAGGCCGTCGAGCGCACCCGTGAGTTCCGCGGCCGCTATCACGTGCTCGGCGGTGCGCTTGACCCGTTGTCCGGAATCGGGCCGGAACAGCTGCGAATTCGCGAGCTGTTGAACAGGATTGGCGAACGCGTCGACGGCGTGGATATCACCGAGGTGATCATCGCGACCGATCCGAACACCGAAGGCGAGGCCACAGCGACGTATCTCGTGCGGATGCTGCGCGACATCCCGGGTCTCACGGTCACGCGTATCGCGTCGGGGCTCCCGATGGGTGGTGACCTGGAGTTCGCGGATGAGCTGACGCTGGGCCGCGCGCTCGCGGGTCGCCGCGCAATGGCCTAG
- a CDS encoding aminotransferase class I/II-fold pyridoxal phosphate-dependent enzyme, translating to MSFQSLGPAEIRAQHELQTRNYADLKAKGLKLDLTRGKPSAAQLDLSNGLLDLPGKADFKDGDGTDTRNYGGLHGLPELRAIFGEILGIGVPNLIAGNNASLEFMHDVVTFTMLHGGVDSPRPWKDEPHVKFLCPAPGYDRHFAITETLGIEMITVPMHEDGPDVDLIEELVAVDPAIKGMWCVPVYSNPTGVTYSWEKVRRLVQMRTAANDFRLMWDNAYAVHTLTHDFAQNIDVLGLAEAAGNPNRPLVFASTSKITFAGAGVSFFGGSLGNIAWYLQYAGKKSIGPDKVNQLRHLRFFGDADGVRLQMRRHQELLAPKFATVLEILADRLGESKIASWTEPKGGYFVSLDVLPGTARRTIALAKDAGIAVTEAGATFPYRKDPEDKNIRIAPSFPPLPELREAMDGLATCALLSATEALLKD from the coding sequence GTGTCGTTTCAGTCGCTCGGCCCTGCGGAAATTCGCGCACAGCACGAGTTGCAGACGCGCAATTACGCCGACCTCAAGGCCAAGGGTCTCAAGCTGGATCTGACCAGGGGCAAGCCGTCGGCCGCCCAGCTCGACCTCTCCAACGGCCTGTTGGACCTTCCGGGGAAGGCCGACTTCAAGGACGGCGACGGCACCGACACGCGCAATTACGGCGGCCTGCACGGGCTGCCGGAGCTGCGGGCCATCTTCGGCGAGATCCTCGGGATCGGGGTGCCGAACCTGATCGCCGGCAACAACGCCAGCCTCGAGTTCATGCACGACGTCGTGACGTTCACGATGCTGCACGGCGGTGTCGATTCTCCGCGGCCCTGGAAGGATGAGCCGCACGTCAAATTCCTGTGCCCGGCGCCCGGCTACGACCGGCACTTCGCGATCACCGAGACCCTGGGCATCGAGATGATCACCGTCCCCATGCACGAGGACGGCCCGGACGTCGACCTGATCGAGGAGCTGGTCGCTGTCGACCCGGCCATCAAGGGCATGTGGTGTGTTCCGGTGTACTCGAACCCGACCGGCGTGACCTATTCGTGGGAGAAGGTGCGGCGGCTGGTTCAAATGCGGACCGCTGCCAACGATTTCCGGCTGATGTGGGACAACGCCTACGCGGTGCACACGTTGACTCACGATTTCGCGCAGAACATCGACGTCCTGGGGCTGGCCGAGGCGGCGGGGAATCCGAACCGGCCGCTGGTGTTCGCTTCGACGTCAAAGATCACCTTCGCCGGTGCTGGGGTGAGCTTCTTCGGGGGCTCGCTGGGCAACATCGCGTGGTATCTGCAGTACGCGGGCAAGAAGTCGATCGGGCCGGACAAGGTGAACCAGCTGCGGCATCTGCGATTCTTCGGCGACGCCGACGGGGTGCGGCTGCAGATGCGGCGTCATCAGGAGCTGCTGGCGCCCAAGTTCGCCACGGTGCTGGAGATCCTGGCCGACCGGCTTGGCGAGTCCAAGATCGCGTCGTGGACCGAGCCGAAGGGCGGCTACTTCGTGAGCCTGGATGTGCTGCCGGGCACCGCGCGCCGCACCATCGCGCTGGCCAAGGATGCAGGTATCGCGGTCACCGAGGCCGGCGCCACCTTCCCATACCGAAAAGATCCGGAGGACAAGAACATTCGGATCGCGCCATCGTTCCCGCCGCTGCCCGAGTTGCGCGAGGCGATGGACGGCCTGGCGACCTGTGCGCTGCTCTCGGCCACCGAAGCGTTGCTGAAGGACTAG
- a CDS encoding DNA polymerase III subunits gamma/tau, with protein sequence MALYRKYRPATFADVVGQEHVTEPLSTALTAGRINHAYLFSGPRGCGKTSSARILARSLNCEQGPTATPCGVCASCVALAPNGGGSVDVTELDAASHGGVDDTRELRDRAFYAPAQSRYRIFIIDEAHMVTTAGFNALLKIVEEPPEHLIFVFATTEPEKVLPTIRSRTHHYPFRLLAPRTMRSLLERICAQETVTVDDAVYPLVIRAGGGSPRDTLSVLDQLLAGADGNQVSYPRALALLGATDVALIDDAIDALAAGDAAALFGAVEGVIDAGHDPRRFATDLLERFRDLIVLQSVPDAVARGVVDGPEDVLDRMRDQATRVGSATLTRYAEVVHAGLGEMRGATAPRLLLEVVCARLLLPSASDTESALLQRVERIETRLDMSIPAGEQPGGAPKYSRKSQAAPESGAEAPVDPKPAPELKPALEPTVVVEPKPMPEPTPSPPKPPEPVSAPKPEPASPPPVRQPADPVVAAPPPAAVTGEPNAAAVRSMWTTVREKVRQRSRTTEVMLAGAIVRSVEGDTLVLSHESAPLAKRLTEQRNSDVIREALKDALGVDWKIRCEVGPPGPPPAAEPEQKPAAAPGPPPPIDVDDEESMLAEAGNDTSDTPRRDPEEVALELLQNELGARRIDGG encoded by the coding sequence GTGGCGCTCTACCGCAAGTACAGACCCGCGACCTTCGCCGACGTGGTTGGCCAGGAGCACGTCACCGAACCGCTGTCCACGGCGCTGACAGCGGGGCGCATCAACCACGCGTATCTGTTCTCCGGGCCGCGCGGGTGCGGCAAGACGTCGTCGGCGCGAATCCTGGCCCGGTCGTTGAACTGTGAGCAGGGGCCGACGGCCACGCCGTGTGGGGTCTGTGCGTCCTGCGTGGCGCTCGCGCCCAACGGGGGCGGCAGCGTCGACGTCACCGAACTGGACGCCGCCAGCCACGGCGGTGTGGACGACACCCGCGAGCTACGCGATCGCGCGTTCTACGCTCCGGCGCAGTCGAGGTACCGCATCTTCATCATCGACGAAGCGCACATGGTCACCACGGCGGGCTTCAACGCGCTGCTGAAGATCGTCGAGGAGCCGCCGGAACATCTGATCTTCGTGTTCGCCACGACAGAGCCGGAGAAGGTGCTGCCGACCATTCGCTCGCGGACGCATCACTACCCGTTCCGGTTATTGGCACCGCGGACCATGCGGTCGCTGCTGGAGCGCATCTGCGCGCAGGAGACGGTCACGGTCGATGACGCGGTGTACCCGCTCGTCATCCGCGCCGGCGGCGGATCGCCCCGTGACACGCTGTCGGTGCTCGACCAGCTGTTGGCGGGAGCGGACGGTAACCAGGTCAGTTACCCACGGGCCCTGGCGCTGCTGGGTGCCACCGATGTGGCGTTGATCGACGATGCGATCGATGCGCTCGCGGCGGGCGATGCCGCCGCGCTGTTCGGGGCAGTCGAGGGTGTGATCGATGCCGGTCACGACCCGCGGCGGTTCGCCACCGATCTGCTCGAACGGTTCCGCGATCTGATCGTGCTGCAGTCGGTTCCCGACGCGGTCGCCCGCGGGGTGGTGGACGGGCCCGAGGACGTGCTGGACCGAATGCGCGATCAGGCGACCCGCGTCGGCAGCGCAACGCTGACCCGCTACGCGGAGGTGGTGCACGCCGGGCTGGGTGAGATGCGCGGTGCGACGGCGCCCAGGCTGCTGCTCGAGGTCGTGTGCGCGCGGCTGCTGTTGCCGTCGGCCAGCGATACCGAGTCGGCGTTGTTGCAGCGCGTCGAGCGCATCGAGACCCGGCTGGACATGTCGATCCCGGCGGGGGAGCAGCCCGGGGGCGCGCCGAAGTACAGCCGCAAGAGCCAGGCCGCACCGGAATCCGGCGCCGAAGCACCCGTCGACCCCAAGCCCGCACCGGAGCTGAAGCCGGCGCTCGAGCCGACGGTCGTCGTCGAGCCCAAGCCGATGCCGGAGCCGACACCCTCGCCGCCCAAGCCGCCTGAGCCGGTTTCCGCTCCGAAACCGGAACCGGCATCGCCTCCTCCGGTGCGCCAGCCCGCCGACCCCGTCGTCGCGGCGCCCCCACCCGCGGCCGTCACCGGTGAACCGAACGCCGCTGCGGTGCGCAGCATGTGGACGACGGTGCGCGAGAAGGTCCGTCAGCGCAGCCGCACCACCGAAGTGATGCTGGCCGGCGCGATCGTGCGCTCCGTGGAGGGCGACACCCTAGTGCTCAGCCACGAGTCCGCACCGCTGGCCAAACGGCTGACTGAACAGCGCAATTCCGATGTCATCCGCGAGGCGCTCAAGGACGCACTGGGTGTCGACTGGAAGATCCGGTGCGAGGTGGGCCCGCCCGGTCCGCCGCCCGCCGCCGAGCCGGAGCAGAAGCCCGCCGCCGCGCCTGGCCCGCCGCCACCGATCGACGTCGACGACGAGGAGAGCATGCTCGCCGAAGCGGGCAACGACACGTCCGATACACCGCGACGCGACCCGGAAGAGGTGGCGCTGGAGCTTCTTCAGAACGAACTCGGCGCCCGCCGCATCGACGGCGGCTAG
- a CDS encoding YbaB/EbfC family nucleoid-associated protein, with amino-acid sequence MQPGSGGQPDMSALLAQAQQVQQQLMEAQAALAAAEVNGQAGGGLVQVTMKGSGEVIAVRIDPKVVDPQDVETLQDLVVGAIADASKQVTILAHDRLGPLAGGMGDMGLPGI; translated from the coding sequence ATGCAACCCGGCAGTGGTGGCCAGCCCGATATGTCCGCTCTTCTGGCCCAGGCGCAGCAGGTGCAGCAGCAGTTGATGGAGGCGCAGGCGGCGCTGGCCGCGGCCGAGGTCAACGGGCAAGCGGGTGGCGGCCTGGTGCAGGTCACGATGAAGGGCAGTGGCGAGGTGATCGCGGTCCGGATCGACCCCAAGGTCGTCGACCCGCAGGACGTCGAGACGCTGCAGGACCTCGTCGTCGGCGCGATCGCCGATGCGTCCAAGCAGGTCACCATCCTGGCGCACGACCGCCTCGGTCCGTTGGCCGGTGGCATGGGCGACATGGGTCTGCCAGGAATCTGA
- a CDS encoding Rv3717 family N-acetylmuramoyl-L-alanine amidase produces the protein MHPRLRVGATRTLRSCAAVATGLLIAASTLVSPASAAPANIAGKIVFLDPGHNAVNDSSISRQVPTGRGGTKDCQASGTSTDDGYAEHAFAWETTLRIRQALNALGVRTAMSRGDDASAGPCVDERAAMANSLRPDAVVSIHADGGPASGRGFHVLYSSPPLNDVQAGPSVRLATIMKDQLQASGLVPSTYIGTGGLNPRSDIAGLNLAQFPSVLVELGNMKNPADSALMKTPEGRQKYADAVVRGIAGFLGSS, from the coding sequence GTGCATCCCCGCCTGCGTGTCGGTGCCACCAGAACATTGCGCTCCTGCGCCGCGGTGGCGACCGGACTCCTCATCGCCGCATCGACGCTTGTCAGCCCAGCATCCGCAGCGCCGGCCAACATCGCCGGCAAGATCGTCTTCCTCGACCCCGGTCACAACGCCGTCAACGATTCGTCCATCAGCCGCCAGGTGCCCACCGGGCGCGGTGGCACCAAGGATTGCCAGGCCAGCGGCACGTCCACCGACGACGGCTATGCCGAGCATGCCTTCGCGTGGGAGACCACGCTGCGCATCCGCCAGGCGCTGAACGCGCTCGGCGTGCGTACTGCGATGTCACGCGGCGACGACGCCAGCGCCGGGCCCTGCGTCGACGAACGCGCGGCAATGGCCAACTCCCTGCGCCCCGACGCGGTCGTCAGCATCCACGCCGACGGCGGGCCCGCCAGCGGTCGCGGCTTCCACGTCCTGTACTCGTCCCCACCGCTCAACGACGTGCAGGCCGGGCCGTCGGTGCGGCTGGCCACGATCATGAAGGACCAGTTGCAGGCATCGGGCCTGGTGCCGTCCACTTACATCGGTACCGGCGGCCTGAATCCGCGGTCGGACATCGCGGGGCTCAACCTCGCGCAGTTCCCATCGGTCCTGGTCGAGCTCGGCAACATGAAGAACCCGGCCGATTCTGCGCTGATGAAGACGCCCGAGGGACGGCAGAAGTACGCCGACGCCGTTGTGCGCGGGATCGCCGGCTTCCTCGGCTCCAGCTAG
- a CDS encoding class I SAM-dependent methyltransferase, translated as MTTFKEHSTQAPAGRLTLAEILEIFAAGQIPLKFTAYDGSSAGPEDATLGLDLLTPRGTTYLATAPGELGLARAYVAGDLRPLGVHPADPYDLLMALADKLDFRLPPPRVLANIVRTIGIEHLKPIAPPPQEALPRWRRVMEGLRHSKTRDAEAIHHHYDVSNKFYEWVLGPSMTYTCACYPDADATLEEAQENKYRLVFEKLRLQPGDRLLDVGCGWGGMVRYAARHGVKAIGVTLSKEQAEWAQNAIAEQGLSDLAEVRHGDYRDIRESGFDAVSSIGLTEHIGVQNYPAYFRFLQSKMRVGALLLNHCITRHDNRTGANAGGFIDRYVFPDGELTGSGRIISEAQDVGLEVVHEENLRHHYALTLRDWCRNLEERWDEAVEEVGLPTAKVWGLYMAGSRVGFETNVVQLHQVLAVKLDERGNDGGLPLRPWWTP; from the coding sequence ATGACCACATTCAAAGAACACTCGACACAAGCGCCAGCCGGAAGACTCACGTTGGCAGAGATCCTGGAGATCTTCGCCGCGGGTCAGATTCCGCTGAAATTCACCGCTTACGACGGCAGTTCAGCCGGACCCGAGGACGCCACGCTCGGCCTCGACCTGTTGACACCGCGCGGCACCACGTATCTCGCGACCGCCCCCGGTGAGCTCGGGCTCGCGCGCGCATACGTAGCGGGCGATCTCAGACCGCTCGGCGTCCATCCGGCCGATCCCTACGACCTGCTCATGGCGCTGGCCGACAAACTCGATTTCAGGCTTCCGCCACCGCGCGTGCTTGCCAACATCGTGCGCACGATCGGCATCGAGCATCTGAAGCCGATCGCCCCGCCGCCCCAGGAAGCGCTGCCGCGCTGGCGTCGCGTCATGGAAGGTTTGCGGCACAGCAAGACTCGCGACGCCGAGGCCATTCACCACCACTACGACGTCTCGAACAAGTTCTACGAGTGGGTGCTCGGTCCGTCGATGACCTACACCTGCGCCTGCTATCCGGATGCCGACGCGACTTTGGAAGAGGCACAGGAGAACAAGTACCGACTGGTGTTCGAGAAGCTGCGGCTGCAGCCCGGTGATCGACTGCTCGACGTGGGCTGCGGATGGGGCGGCATGGTCCGATACGCCGCGCGCCACGGCGTGAAGGCGATCGGCGTCACGCTCTCCAAGGAGCAGGCGGAGTGGGCTCAGAATGCGATCGCCGAGCAGGGCCTGTCGGATCTCGCCGAGGTGCGCCACGGCGACTACCGCGATATCCGGGAATCCGGATTTGACGCCGTCTCTTCGATCGGGCTCACCGAGCACATTGGCGTACAGAACTATCCGGCGTACTTCCGGTTCCTCCAGTCGAAGATGCGTGTCGGCGCGCTGCTGCTCAACCACTGCATCACCCGCCATGACAACCGAACCGGCGCCAACGCAGGTGGTTTCATCGACCGCTACGTCTTTCCCGACGGGGAGCTCACGGGTTCGGGCCGCATCATCAGCGAGGCGCAGGACGTCGGCCTCGAGGTGGTGCACGAGGAGAACCTGCGCCACCACTACGCGCTGACGCTGCGCGACTGGTGCCGCAACCTCGAAGAGCGCTGGGACGAGGCCGTCGAAGAAGTCGGGCTTCCCACCGCGAAGGTGTGGGGCCTGTATATGGCCGGTTCGCGAGTGGGCTTCGAGACGAATGTCGTTCAGCTGCACCAGGTTCTGGCCGTCAAGCTGGACGAGCGCGGGAACGACGGCGGGCTGCCGTTGCGCCCGTGGTGGACGCCCTAG
- a CDS encoding FAD-binding oxidoreductase, giving the protein MSVVDTDARSAHSAGVERLLASYRAIPPNATVRLAKPTSNLFRARAKTSTKGLDVSGLGGVIAVDPENRTADVAGMCTYEDLVAATLPYGLAPLVVPQLKTITLGGAVTGLGIESTSFRNGLPHESVLEMDILTGTGDVITASPTENSDLFRAFPNSYGTLGYSVRIKIELEPVKPFVELRHLRFHSLTDLFTAMDRIIETGGHPDIAAGKPVDYLDGVVFSADESYLVLGFQTGTPGPVSDYTGQQIYYRSIQHPEGEKHDRLTIHDYLWRWDTDWFWCSRAFGAQDPLIRRFWPRRYRRSSVYWKLIGYDQRFNIADRIEKRNGRPPLERVVQDIEVPLSRAEEFVEWFLSNVPIEPIWLCPLRLRGDTTWPLYPIRAQSTYVNVGFWSSVPMGPTEGHTNRLIERKVSELDGHKSLYSDAYYSPNEFDELYGGETYKTVKKTYDPDSRLLDLYAKAVQRR; this is encoded by the coding sequence GTGTCAGTGGTGGATACCGACGCACGTTCTGCTCACTCCGCTGGGGTAGAGCGGCTACTGGCCAGCTACCGGGCGATTCCCCCGAACGCGACGGTCCGACTGGCCAAACCCACGTCGAACCTCTTCCGGGCCCGTGCCAAGACGTCGACCAAGGGTCTGGACGTCTCGGGCCTCGGCGGGGTCATCGCCGTCGATCCCGAGAATCGGACCGCGGACGTCGCCGGAATGTGCACGTACGAGGACCTGGTCGCGGCGACGCTGCCCTACGGGCTTGCGCCGCTTGTGGTGCCGCAGCTCAAGACGATCACGCTCGGCGGAGCAGTCACCGGCCTCGGCATCGAATCGACGTCGTTCCGCAACGGGCTGCCGCACGAGTCGGTGCTGGAGATGGACATCCTCACCGGCACCGGCGACGTCATCACCGCCTCGCCCACCGAGAATTCTGACCTATTCCGCGCCTTCCCGAATTCCTATGGCACGCTGGGATATTCGGTTCGGATCAAGATCGAGCTGGAACCGGTCAAACCGTTCGTCGAGCTTCGGCATCTGCGATTCCACTCACTGACGGATCTCTTCACCGCGATGGACCGCATCATCGAAACCGGAGGCCACCCCGACATAGCGGCCGGCAAGCCCGTCGACTACCTCGACGGTGTCGTGTTCTCGGCCGACGAGAGCTACCTGGTACTCGGATTCCAGACCGGCACTCCGGGTCCCGTGAGCGACTACACCGGCCAGCAGATCTACTACCGGTCCATCCAGCACCCCGAGGGCGAAAAGCACGACCGCCTGACGATCCACGACTACCTGTGGCGCTGGGACACCGACTGGTTCTGGTGCTCAAGGGCATTCGGCGCCCAGGATCCGCTCATCCGCCGGTTCTGGCCGCGGCGCTACCGGCGCAGCAGCGTCTACTGGAAGCTGATCGGCTACGACCAACGCTTCAACATCGCCGACAGGATCGAAAAGCGCAACGGCAGACCACCATTGGAACGCGTCGTGCAGGACATCGAGGTCCCCTTGTCCCGCGCAGAGGAGTTCGTCGAATGGTTCCTGTCCAACGTGCCGATCGAGCCGATCTGGTTGTGCCCGTTGCGGCTCCGCGGCGACACCACCTGGCCGCTGTACCCGATCCGCGCCCAGAGCACGTACGTCAACGTCGGGTTCTGGTCGTCGGTGCCAATGGGTCCGACCGAAGGACATACGAATAGATTGATCGAACGTAAGGTCAGCGAGCTGGATGGTCACAAATCGCTGTATTCCGATGCGTACTACAGCCCGAACGAGTTCGACGAACTCTATGGTGGAGAAACCTACAAGACCGTCAAAAAGACCTACGACCCCGACTCGAGACTCCTCGACCTGTACGCAAAGGCGGTGCAACGACGATGA
- a CDS encoding SRPBCC family protein — protein sequence MGQVSASSTVEIAAAPETVLAAVADYANVRPKILSPHYSEYRVLEGGQGAGTVASWKLQATKSRVRDVKASVDVAGHTVIEKDANSTMITNWTVSPAGEGSSVTVKTSWKGAGGIGGFFEKTFAPLGLRKIQAEVLENLKKQVEGR from the coding sequence ATGGGACAGGTCAGCGCGTCCAGCACCGTGGAGATCGCCGCCGCCCCGGAGACCGTACTGGCGGCCGTCGCCGACTATGCGAACGTGCGCCCCAAGATTCTCTCGCCGCACTACAGCGAATACCGGGTGCTCGAGGGCGGACAGGGCGCGGGCACAGTGGCGTCGTGGAAGCTGCAGGCGACGAAATCACGGGTGCGTGACGTGAAGGCGAGCGTCGACGTGGCAGGTCACACGGTGATCGAGAAGGACGCCAACTCGACGATGATCACGAATTGGACGGTCTCCCCGGCAGGGGAGGGCTCGTCGGTGACCGTCAAGACCTCGTGGAAGGGCGCGGGCGGCATCGGCGGCTTCTTCGAGAAGACGTTCGCGCCGCTGGGCCTGCGGAAAATCCAGGCTGAGGTGCTGGAGAACCTCAAGAAGCAGGTGGAGGGCCGCTAG